A window from Drosophila subobscura isolate 14011-0131.10 chromosome O, UCBerk_Dsub_1.0, whole genome shotgun sequence encodes these proteins:
- the LOC117899466 gene encoding nose resistant to fluoxetine protein 6-like codes for MVNVIVTLFVCGLLIVSAAQLKDGDVPQDYQRLMELRSLGVEFAEHFRNATLSDLDLFHPRVPSQEDLLCLADMAQFMQALTAGKLWALKMIDAWGSIPSGLLYGNAFHLGNFDECVKISKEVTSSHRISGKYCFLIVPISSTSQSAALGSSTLRIGSCFPASCSAAHMDTFIGQLMQKLFNSSSTSIRISETSCQTNESKPWNGMQIFTVVLLGLMGSIVALCTMYDYFLCQDQNRVPVTVKIFSARASSRVVFRIVDSKSNPNIISCLDGIRCISLIWVIFSHEYIFSVFSPNINNLFVISWAVQPFSSFILHGFFSVDSFFFIGGLLVAMVALRSMERSNGKLNVPLMYLHRFIRIVPILAVAILVYMNLITLITDGPLASGEYTGKEACEKGWFWTLLFVQNYASNNICLGHSWYLAVDMQLYILSPLLLIALYKWGKKAAAGIVVLIVLVSCCLFATMMVNNFSMLMKNGMAGDASKKLYSATHTHSAPWLIGFVFGYFLHLNRGKKFQLSRIAVWSGWLLSLAMIFTSIFALYPAAQWSAPPLSTLEDSSYYTLTRVAWPLALCWIVFACMQGHGGLANSFLSSPLWQPLSRLSYSVYIWHMFIQEVNLRNLQTNSYLSDYNVMLKFWSDFGITLLISYVLYIIIEAPLAGFDSLLVPRPKTVSQTAAPMEPKVDLNDAPVQQEQSNDNETRKQDFPKAMEAEVPPFASV; via the exons ATGGTGAACGTTATAGTCACTCTGTTTGTCTGCGGACTGCTAATTGTTAGTGCCGCACAACTAAAAGACGGAGATGTTCCACAGGATTACCAGCGTCTGATGGAGCTGCGCTCGCTGGGAGTAGAGTTTGCCGAACATTTCCGCAATGCAACGCTCTCGGACTTGGATCTATTTCACCCACGAGTACCCAGTCAAGAGGATCTGCTGTGTCTGGCGGACATGGCTCAATTCATGCAGGCATTGACAGCTGGAAAATTGTGGGCACTGAAGA TGATCGATGCCTGGGGCTCTATTCCCTCGGGTCTACTCTACGGCAACGCATTTCATCTCGGTAACTTCGATGAGTGCGTCAAAATCAGCAAGGAAGTCACCAGCAGTCACCGCATAAGTGGAAAGTACTGTTTTCTCATCGTACCCATTAGCTCTACAAGTCAGAGTGCGGCGCTAGGATCCAGTACTCTGAGGATAGGGTCTTGTTTTCCGGCTTCATGCTCTGCCGCTCATATGGATACGTTTATTGGCCAATTGATGCAGAAACTATTCAACTCGAGTAGCACAAGCATAAGAATTAGCGAGACCAGCTGCCAGACAAATGAATCGAAACCCTGgaatggcatgcaaattttcacAGT TGTGCTTCTTGGCCTTATGGGTTCTATTGTGGCATTGTGCACAATGTACGACTACTTCTTGTGTCAGGATCAAA ACCGGGTTCCAGTGACTGTGAAGATTTTCTCGGCACGTGCCAGTTCCCGAGTTGTCTTCCGCATTGTCGACAGCAAATCGAATCCGAATATTATTAGTTGCCTGGATGGAATCCGCTGCATTTCCCTGATCTGGGTGATTTTTAGCCacgaatatatattttcggtATTTTCGCCGAATATTAATAATCTCTTTGTTATTTCG TGGGCCGTGCAACCCTTTTCCAGCTTTATTCTGCACGGTTTTTTTTCAGTAGACTCATTTTTCTTTATCGGTGGCCTGCTGGTGGCAATGGTTGCGCTTCGATCAATGGAGAG ATCCAATGGAAAGCTGAATGTGCCGTTGATGTATCTGCATCGGTTCATTCGAATTGTTCCGATCTTGGCAGTGGCCATTCTTGTGTACATGAATCTGATAACTCTTATCACAGACGGACCACTAGCCTCTGGGGAGTATACTGGCAAAGAAGCCTGCGAAAAAGGCTGGTTCTGGACGCTGTTGTTTGTGCAAAACTATGCATCAAACAATATT tgcCTTGGTCATTCCTGGTACTTGGCCGTGGATATGCAACTATACATCCTCTCTCCCCTTCTCCTGATTGCTCTCTATAAGTGGGGAAAGAAGGCAGCCGCTGGCATTGTGGTACTAATAGTGCTTGTCTCGTGTTGCCTTTTTGCCACAATGATGGTCAACAATTTCTCAATGCTCATGAA GAACGGAATGGCAGGAGATGCCAGCAAGAAACTGTACTCAGCCACGCACACGCATTCGGCTCCTTGGCTTATTGGATTTGTCTTTGGGTACTTCCTCCACCTTAATAGGGGCAAGAAATTCCAGTTAAGCCGGATTGCCGTGTGGTCCGGATGGTTGCTTAGCCTTGCCATGATCTTCACATCGATCTTCGCATTGTATCCTGCTGCCCAGTGGAGTGCTCCGCCGTTGTCCACTCTCGAGGATTCTTCCTACTACACACTCACCCGAGTGGCATGGCCATTGGCCCTTTGCTGGATCGTCTTCGCCTGTATGCAGGGCCATGGTGGTCTGGCAAATAGTTTTCTATCCTCCCCGTTGTGGCAGCCTCTCTCCAGGCTCTCCTATTCCGTGTACATCTGGCACATGTTCATCCAGGAAGTGAACCTCAGAAACCTACAGACTAATTCTTATTTATCGGATTACAATGTG ATGCTTAAGTTCTGGTCTGACTTTGGAATTACTCTATTGATATCGTATGTGTTGTACATTATAATTGAGGCTCCTTTGGCCGGGTTTGATAGTCTGCTTGTTCCCCGGCCGAAGACTGTTAGCCAGACAGCAGCTCCCATGGAACCAAAGGTAGATTTAAACGATGCCCCAGtccagcaggagcagtcgAATGACAACGAAACCAGGAAGCAAGATTTCCCTAAAGCGATGGAAGCAGAAGTCCCACCGTTTGCCTCTGTTTAG